A single genomic interval of Helianthus annuus cultivar XRQ/B chromosome 13, HanXRQr2.0-SUNRISE, whole genome shotgun sequence harbors:
- the LOC110899615 gene encoding plant UBX domain-containing protein 8 isoform X1 codes for MATPDQESINTFINITGASESIAIQKLTEHGGDLNEAVNAHFTEGDRTTRHETSVAAPQDDFMDIEDPFPSASHRPGFPPFPLARDMNPFSLLDPNFTRSIFDSGPRVRTGEPFVSHPREVRQIPIEVKDGPSSTTESERSGHAPRIEDVTDTATEHVPETRGVVIVDEDDNDDDDSFPTSGLRPSAPQAADLPDYGIEEEMIRAAIEASKQDSQMGLGDEALPQPRQSQLEDPELAQAVSLSLKTAEQEKALRQQGSEVGPSEPRGSKSVEVEEMETLTSLNGRVEAGSSSFPDEVEEAEEQPLVRNRSRLIPSRSIDSAEDVEEVDLNLSSGLQQPPNINHPANNRSDFPSDEWGGISSMEHDEAVMLEAAIFGGIPEGSGYRVPFAPHQYMQNGLDGNLGPYPRSTPRPPSPSLTAQRLIREQQDDEYLAALQADREKELLEQSAKEAAMEEERRKEEEARIKLEEEQELERQLAGKEASLPQEPASDDENAVTLLVRMPDGSRRGRRFLRTDKLQHLFSFIDVARVFKPGTYRLVRPYPRQAFSDGESNLSLNELGLTSKQEALFLEPI; via the exons ATGGCGACACCTGATCAGGAATCAATCAACACATTCATCAATATCACCGGTGCATCTGAATCGATCGCCATACAAAAACTCACG GAACATGGTGGTGATCTCAATGAGGCTGTCAATGCACATTTCACCGAAGGAGATAGAACCAC AAGACACGAAACGTCTGTTGCTGCTCCACAAGATGATTTCATGGACATAGAAGATCCATTTCCAAGTGCATCTCACCGACCCGGTTTCCCACCTTTTCCTTTAGCTAGAGATATGAACCCATTCTCTCTTCTTGACCCGAACTTCACCAGAAGTATATTCGATAGTGGACCACGGGTTAGAACCGGTGAACCATTCGTCTCCCATCCAAGAGAGGTGAGACAGATTCCCATTGAGGTCAAGGATGGGCCCAgctccactacagaatcagaacgTTCTGGACATGCTCCGAGAATCGAGGATGTCACTGACACTGCAACCGAACATGTCCCGGAAACTCGTGGGGTCGTGATTGTTGATGAAGATGATAATGACGACGATGATAGTTTTCCAACTTCTGGTTTGAGACCGAGCGCTCCACAAGCTGCTGATTTACCTGATTATGGCATTGAAGAAGAAATGATTCGGGCTGCTATTGAAGCTTCCAAACAGGATTCCCAGATGGGTCTAGGAGATGAAGCTTTACCGCAACCAAGGCAATCTCAGTTGGAGGATCCGGAATTGGCACAAGCAGTCTCTTTATCTTTAAAG ACTGCTGAGCAAGAGAAAGCTTTACGCCAACAAGGATCTGAAGTGGGACCATCAGAACCCAGGGGTTCAAAGTCGGTTGAGGTGGAAGAAATGGAGACGTTGACATCATTAAACGGAAG GGTGGAAGCTGGGAGCTCATCGTTTCCAGATGAAGTTGAAGAAGCAGAAGAACAACCTCTGGTTAGAAACAGGAGTCGACTTATACCTTCTCGGTCTATTGATTCTGCTGAAGACGTTGAAGAAGTAGACCTAAACTTATCATCTGGTCTTCAACAACCACCAAATATCAATCACCCTGCGAACAATAGGAGTGACTTCCCATCTGACGAA TGGGGAGGCATCTCATCTATGGAACATGATGAAGCAGTCATGCTTGAGGCTGCTATCTTTGGCGGAATTCCTGAAGGGAGTGGATATCGTGTACCATTTGCACCTCATCAATACATGCAGAATGGCTTAGATGGAAATCTTGGACCGTATCCTAGGTCAACACCTCGTCCTCCATCACCGTCTCTAACTGCTCAGCGCTTAATAAGAGAACAACAG GATGATGAGTATCTTGCGGCATTGCAAGCTGACAGAGAAAAGGAGTTACTAGAGCAGTCGGCTAAAGAAGCTGCTATGGAAGAAGAAAGGCGTAAGGAAGAAGAAGCACGCATAAAGCTAGAAGAAGAACAG GAACTGGAGAGGCAGTTAGCAGGAAAAGAAGCATCCCTTCCTCAGGAACCTGCATCTGATGATGAAAACGCTGTCACGCTTCTTGTGCGCATGCCCGATGGAAGCCGTCGTGGACGCAGATTTCTCAGGACTGACAAGTTACAG CATCTCTTCAGCTTCATTGATGTTGCCCGAGTGTTCAAGCCTGGCACATACAGATTG GTGAGACCCTACCCTCGCCAGGCATTCAGTGACGGGGAAAGTAACTTATCGTTGAATGAACTTGGTTTGACTAGCAAACAAGAGGCGTTATTTCTCGAGCCTATTTAA
- the LOC110899615 gene encoding plant UBX domain-containing protein 8 isoform X2, whose translation MATPDQESINTFINITGASESIAIQKLTEHGGDLNEAVNAHFTEGDRTTHETSVAAPQDDFMDIEDPFPSASHRPGFPPFPLARDMNPFSLLDPNFTRSIFDSGPRVRTGEPFVSHPREVRQIPIEVKDGPSSTTESERSGHAPRIEDVTDTATEHVPETRGVVIVDEDDNDDDDSFPTSGLRPSAPQAADLPDYGIEEEMIRAAIEASKQDSQMGLGDEALPQPRQSQLEDPELAQAVSLSLKTAEQEKALRQQGSEVGPSEPRGSKSVEVEEMETLTSLNGRVEAGSSSFPDEVEEAEEQPLVRNRSRLIPSRSIDSAEDVEEVDLNLSSGLQQPPNINHPANNRSDFPSDEWGGISSMEHDEAVMLEAAIFGGIPEGSGYRVPFAPHQYMQNGLDGNLGPYPRSTPRPPSPSLTAQRLIREQQDDEYLAALQADREKELLEQSAKEAAMEEERRKEEEARIKLEEEQELERQLAGKEASLPQEPASDDENAVTLLVRMPDGSRRGRRFLRTDKLQHLFSFIDVARVFKPGTYRLVRPYPRQAFSDGESNLSLNELGLTSKQEALFLEPI comes from the exons ATGGCGACACCTGATCAGGAATCAATCAACACATTCATCAATATCACCGGTGCATCTGAATCGATCGCCATACAAAAACTCACG GAACATGGTGGTGATCTCAATGAGGCTGTCAATGCACATTTCACCGAAGGAGATAGAACCAC ACACGAAACGTCTGTTGCTGCTCCACAAGATGATTTCATGGACATAGAAGATCCATTTCCAAGTGCATCTCACCGACCCGGTTTCCCACCTTTTCCTTTAGCTAGAGATATGAACCCATTCTCTCTTCTTGACCCGAACTTCACCAGAAGTATATTCGATAGTGGACCACGGGTTAGAACCGGTGAACCATTCGTCTCCCATCCAAGAGAGGTGAGACAGATTCCCATTGAGGTCAAGGATGGGCCCAgctccactacagaatcagaacgTTCTGGACATGCTCCGAGAATCGAGGATGTCACTGACACTGCAACCGAACATGTCCCGGAAACTCGTGGGGTCGTGATTGTTGATGAAGATGATAATGACGACGATGATAGTTTTCCAACTTCTGGTTTGAGACCGAGCGCTCCACAAGCTGCTGATTTACCTGATTATGGCATTGAAGAAGAAATGATTCGGGCTGCTATTGAAGCTTCCAAACAGGATTCCCAGATGGGTCTAGGAGATGAAGCTTTACCGCAACCAAGGCAATCTCAGTTGGAGGATCCGGAATTGGCACAAGCAGTCTCTTTATCTTTAAAG ACTGCTGAGCAAGAGAAAGCTTTACGCCAACAAGGATCTGAAGTGGGACCATCAGAACCCAGGGGTTCAAAGTCGGTTGAGGTGGAAGAAATGGAGACGTTGACATCATTAAACGGAAG GGTGGAAGCTGGGAGCTCATCGTTTCCAGATGAAGTTGAAGAAGCAGAAGAACAACCTCTGGTTAGAAACAGGAGTCGACTTATACCTTCTCGGTCTATTGATTCTGCTGAAGACGTTGAAGAAGTAGACCTAAACTTATCATCTGGTCTTCAACAACCACCAAATATCAATCACCCTGCGAACAATAGGAGTGACTTCCCATCTGACGAA TGGGGAGGCATCTCATCTATGGAACATGATGAAGCAGTCATGCTTGAGGCTGCTATCTTTGGCGGAATTCCTGAAGGGAGTGGATATCGTGTACCATTTGCACCTCATCAATACATGCAGAATGGCTTAGATGGAAATCTTGGACCGTATCCTAGGTCAACACCTCGTCCTCCATCACCGTCTCTAACTGCTCAGCGCTTAATAAGAGAACAACAG GATGATGAGTATCTTGCGGCATTGCAAGCTGACAGAGAAAAGGAGTTACTAGAGCAGTCGGCTAAAGAAGCTGCTATGGAAGAAGAAAGGCGTAAGGAAGAAGAAGCACGCATAAAGCTAGAAGAAGAACAG GAACTGGAGAGGCAGTTAGCAGGAAAAGAAGCATCCCTTCCTCAGGAACCTGCATCTGATGATGAAAACGCTGTCACGCTTCTTGTGCGCATGCCCGATGGAAGCCGTCGTGGACGCAGATTTCTCAGGACTGACAAGTTACAG CATCTCTTCAGCTTCATTGATGTTGCCCGAGTGTTCAAGCCTGGCACATACAGATTG GTGAGACCCTACCCTCGCCAGGCATTCAGTGACGGGGAAAGTAACTTATCGTTGAATGAACTTGGTTTGACTAGCAAACAAGAGGCGTTATTTCTCGAGCCTATTTAA
- the LOC110899614 gene encoding 23 kDa jasmonate-induced protein, producing MAATAVRVFGRPITQGTRTQRAQAAKNYQNADGKLDQVLQASIHSQKAAVGGATAATVSTTFGRVYNATGDPVTYVTAYDWQGNVVGQYPVNIQNGQWAIFEHVGTRGTNRKGSVAAVVFNIQDCSDSMIAWNNPWKTSTSGNNTAYCEMNDSGYFDDPTVWDAILEKLMSSGTESQASMEGYATKVSIDAGGNTPSYSAIFYLDV from the exons ATGGCAGCAACCGCGGTTCGTGTGTTTGGCAGACCAATCACTCAAGGAACTCGTACCCAAAGGGCCCAAGCAGCCAAGAACTACCAAAATGCCGATGGCAAGCTCGACCAGGTGTTGCAGGCTTCAATCCACTCTCAGAAAGCGGCTGTGGGTGGGGCCACTGCAGCTACCGTTAGCACCACATTTGGCAGGGTTTACAATGCCACGGGTGACCCTGTAACTTATGTGACTGCATACGATTGGCAGGGAAATGTCGTTGGGCAGTACCCGGTGAACATCCAAAATGGGCAGTGGGCTATTTTTGAGCATGTTGGCACTCGTGGCACTAACCGCAAAGGATCAGTCGCTGCTGTTGTGTTCAACATTCAAGATTGCAGTGATTCAATGATTGCTTGGAACAACCCTTGGAAAACTTCAACTAGTGGAAACAACACT GCTTATTGTGAGATGAATGATTCGGGATACTTTGATGACCCTACTGTTTGGGATGCAATCTTGGAAAAGCTTATGTCTTCTGGTACTGAAAGTCAAGCAAGTATGGAAGGTTATGCTACAAAAGTGAGTATCGACGCAGGAGGTAACACTCCGTCTTACAGTGCCATTTTCTATCTAGACGTCTAG